A genomic segment from Syntrophotalea acetylenivorans encodes:
- a CDS encoding recombination-associated protein RdgC, whose translation MTFTLRRDRRRVPAGLLKAHLERAEAEFLAANPGLNRVPKPRREELRDAVRGALLAKTLPTPTTFDAVWDTRRNLLTLATLNGQVIEEFEALFKTTFDGLRLVTLHPYARAQQSIDEALQPALTKANQATNDTVLDLIQDNRWLGWEFLCWLVDRTMNTDSNYKVNVDGPAQVGEGFVAYINDRLVLEGEDEEGKQKVTVAGPQNKFDEVLAALENRKSICEATLYLEKEELLWKLTLKGELFQFGSFRCPSVKLEKDDMVDEEREKEALFLERMYLLESGLQLFDSLFATFLQQHLTKNG comes from the coding sequence TTGACCTTTACCCTGCGCCGGGACCGGCGCCGCGTCCCGGCGGGGCTGCTCAAAGCTCATCTGGAACGCGCCGAAGCTGAATTTCTGGCGGCCAACCCCGGCTTAAACCGGGTACCGAAACCAAGGCGAGAAGAACTACGTGACGCGGTACGCGGCGCTCTGCTGGCCAAGACCCTGCCGACCCCGACGACCTTTGATGCTGTCTGGGACACCCGCCGCAACCTGCTGACCCTAGCGACGCTCAACGGCCAGGTCATCGAAGAGTTCGAAGCCCTGTTTAAAACCACTTTCGACGGCTTGCGCCTGGTGACCCTGCACCCCTACGCCCGTGCCCAACAGAGCATCGACGAAGCGCTGCAACCGGCCCTAACCAAAGCCAACCAGGCGACCAACGACACGGTGCTTGATCTGATCCAGGACAACCGCTGGCTCGGATGGGAATTCCTCTGCTGGCTGGTTGACCGGACTATGAACACCGACTCCAACTACAAGGTCAACGTAGACGGACCCGCCCAAGTTGGTGAAGGCTTCGTCGCTTACATCAATGATCGTCTGGTGCTGGAAGGCGAAGACGAGGAAGGCAAACAGAAGGTCACCGTGGCCGGTCCGCAAAACAAATTTGACGAGGTCCTGGCCGCCCTGGAAAATCGCAAAAGCATCTGCGAGGCAACCCTGTACCTGGAGAAGGAAGAGCTGCTCTGGAAACTGACTCTCAAGGGTGAACTCTTTCAATTCGGCTCATTCCGCTGCCCGTCAGTCAAGCTGGAAAAAGACGACATGGTCGACGAAGAACGGGAAAAGGAAGCCCTGTTTCTCGAGCGCATGTACCTGCTTGAATCCGGCCTGCAGCTCTTCGACAGCCTGTTTGCCACCTTTCTGCAACAGCATCTGACCAAGAACGGATGA
- a CDS encoding GPMC system transcriptional regulator: MDPFVSAQLVLLTNRINAYGKENLDDILHALAEAVHLITGRSSCRLYLEDLTSGSLICALATGRQAEEIRQQSFPINTVDCVVSQVYHSHEEQQLADLKTAGIELEQQLAERFSIRASYYLPLHHHGRAVGVLCIDSRRKNQLLEPEQCRPLRSFIDGIMSAIDQARLYHQQMVLARWVDEAKKKEAAFCMVQSAVRLIDKLALAAVLVPCPAGSDNGEEMLQILASYAEQREDKQAYETQRLIDLGPGKSLLSRYINSNGVIVDETLLEPLYLPTLSEEFLQKRYLTEELGLRSLYVVPRYDPRTRRVICLVNYYSRGSDHFTEFEKGLLEAHAEMAQRVIQEIGDEHMEIQVLAEINDLLQEKFEGVSPFLNSVLSKATELIGADAGSIALVRKTGGESWLVVEEADGSLVGAKSKQRLKKHIPLLRIGGNELPPDVRSMTGFVAASGRPYLVVDSVEEKRSGGYYYEITDIIRSELGVPVICEEEVIAVICLDSLRPYYFTDEHIRILQIIGRMIARHLADMLHIEQLTSEVHRLGSDVDYKDPKVSSYKLGNLIGNSAKADELVEFIQKVTPPLFNRITMWFNSDVREATLGLPSLLITGATGSGKEFLFNSIYSRLNDFYREKISDKGELPVKKTNIAAYSGELTYSELFGHKRGAFTGAHADRKGILEEAHGGLVFLDEIGDADPKTQVQLLRFLDNGGFVRLGENLTRYARVLLVAATNKDLGQLIREGRFREDLYHRLSELSIEVPSLNDRREDIPDLATHFLGKLYQVYKPADEQEEDDTPILSRAARDLLTRHNFTGNIRELRSILVRALFFRNGPVITEQDIERVLIAQAPPGSTATAEQLTGKVARELLEAILQGEGDFWQTVHEPFSEKRISRDVVAKVVDLARTQGANSMPQVATLLKACSDPAGDDEQRRIFYKFKNFLYKTIKLG, encoded by the coding sequence ATGGACCCCTTTGTCTCTGCCCAGCTTGTCCTGCTCACCAATCGAATCAACGCGTACGGCAAGGAGAATCTCGATGATATCCTCCATGCTCTGGCCGAAGCGGTGCATCTTATTACCGGTCGAAGCAGTTGCCGACTCTACCTTGAAGATCTTACCAGCGGCAGTTTAATCTGTGCCCTGGCCACCGGTCGACAAGCCGAGGAGATACGTCAGCAGAGCTTCCCCATCAATACCGTCGACTGTGTGGTTTCACAGGTCTATCATAGCCACGAAGAACAGCAACTTGCGGATTTAAAGACGGCAGGCATTGAGTTGGAGCAGCAGTTAGCCGAGCGTTTTTCCATCCGCGCCAGCTACTATTTGCCCCTTCACCATCATGGTCGGGCGGTAGGAGTGCTGTGTATCGACAGCCGTCGAAAAAATCAGCTGCTCGAGCCTGAACAGTGCCGGCCCCTACGCAGTTTTATCGACGGCATCATGTCGGCTATCGATCAGGCGCGTCTTTATCATCAACAGATGGTCCTGGCCCGTTGGGTCGACGAGGCAAAGAAAAAGGAGGCCGCCTTCTGTATGGTGCAGTCAGCGGTGCGCCTCATCGACAAGCTGGCTTTGGCGGCGGTGTTGGTGCCCTGCCCGGCAGGAAGCGACAACGGTGAGGAGATGCTGCAGATTCTGGCCTCCTACGCTGAACAGCGCGAAGACAAGCAGGCCTATGAAACCCAAAGGCTCATCGACCTTGGCCCCGGTAAGTCGTTGCTTAGCCGCTATATAAACAGCAACGGGGTGATTGTCGATGAAACCTTGCTGGAGCCGCTGTATCTGCCGACTTTGTCCGAGGAGTTCTTGCAAAAACGTTACCTGACCGAGGAGCTTGGCCTGCGCTCCCTTTACGTGGTACCCCGCTACGATCCCCGCACCCGGCGGGTTATCTGCCTGGTCAACTACTACAGTCGAGGCAGTGATCATTTTACCGAATTTGAAAAGGGCCTTTTGGAAGCCCATGCGGAGATGGCTCAGCGGGTCATTCAAGAGATCGGGGACGAGCACATGGAGATTCAGGTGCTGGCCGAGATCAACGACCTGCTGCAGGAGAAGTTCGAAGGCGTATCGCCCTTCCTCAACAGTGTACTATCCAAAGCCACCGAGTTGATCGGGGCCGATGCGGGCAGTATCGCCCTGGTTCGTAAAACCGGAGGCGAAAGCTGGTTGGTAGTTGAGGAAGCGGACGGCAGTCTGGTCGGCGCCAAGAGCAAGCAACGGCTGAAAAAGCACATTCCCCTGCTGCGGATCGGCGGCAACGAACTGCCGCCTGATGTTCGCAGCATGACCGGTTTTGTAGCCGCCAGTGGTCGGCCCTATCTGGTGGTCGATAGTGTCGAAGAAAAGCGGTCCGGCGGCTACTATTACGAGATTACCGACATCATTCGCAGTGAGCTGGGTGTGCCGGTCATCTGTGAGGAAGAAGTCATCGCGGTGATCTGCCTCGACAGCTTGCGCCCTTATTACTTCACCGATGAGCACATACGTATTCTACAAATCATCGGTCGCATGATAGCCCGCCATCTGGCGGATATGCTGCATATCGAGCAGCTGACCAGCGAGGTTCATCGACTCGGTAGTGACGTCGACTACAAGGATCCCAAGGTCTCCTCCTACAAACTCGGCAACCTCATCGGTAACTCGGCCAAAGCCGACGAACTGGTTGAATTCATACAGAAAGTTACCCCGCCGCTGTTCAATCGCATCACCATGTGGTTCAACAGCGACGTACGCGAGGCGACCCTTGGGCTGCCGTCGCTGCTCATCACCGGGGCCACCGGCAGCGGCAAAGAGTTTTTGTTTAACAGCATCTACTCCCGACTCAACGATTTTTATCGTGAGAAGATCAGCGATAAAGGTGAGTTGCCGGTTAAAAAGACCAACATTGCCGCCTACAGCGGCGAGTTGACCTATTCGGAACTCTTCGGCCACAAGCGCGGCGCCTTTACCGGCGCCCACGCCGACCGCAAGGGTATTCTCGAAGAAGCTCACGGCGGCCTGGTGTTCCTTGACGAGATCGGCGATGCCGATCCCAAGACCCAGGTACAGCTGTTACGATTTCTTGACAACGGCGGCTTCGTGCGCCTCGGCGAGAACCTGACCCGATACGCCCGGGTGCTGCTGGTAGCGGCCACCAACAAAGACCTCGGCCAGCTGATTCGCGAAGGCCGCTTTCGCGAGGATCTCTACCATCGACTCTCCGAATTGAGTATCGAAGTGCCCTCCCTCAACGATCGGCGTGAGGATATTCCCGATCTGGCGACCCACTTTCTGGGCAAGTTGTATCAGGTTTATAAGCCGGCCGACGAGCAGGAGGAGGACGACACTCCGATTTTGTCCCGCGCCGCCCGTGATCTGCTGACCCGGCACAACTTTACCGGAAATATCCGCGAATTGCGCTCGATCCTGGTGCGGGCTCTGTTCTTTCGCAACGGCCCGGTGATCACCGAGCAGGACATCGAGCGAGTGCTGATCGCCCAGGCACCGCCGGGCAGCACCGCCACCGCTGAACAACTCACCGGCAAGGTGGCCCGGGAACTGTTGGAGGCCATTCTTCAGGGCGAGGGCGACTTCTGGCAGACGGTACACGAGCCTTTTTCTGAAAAACGCATCTCCCGCGACGTGGTGGCCAAGGTTGTGGACCTGGCCCGTACCCAGGGCGCAAACAGCATGCCCCAGGTGGCGACCCTGCTTAAGGCCTGCAGCGATCCGGCCGGTGATGACGAACAGCGACGGATTTTCTACAAGTTCAAGAACTTCCTGTATAAAACCATCAAGCTCGGCTGA
- a CDS encoding M16 family metallopeptidase: MPEFTLDTLANGLRLLTVEMPHLHSVELSCSLGVGSRHEEPQLAGISHFLEHMLFRGSQDYPSSQDLESRFEAIGGNINAATDAETTYYHSRLHPDHVGDGLQLLASMLQRPLLSDIDTERKIILEEAQEDLNQEGQVISPDLLMNSLLWPGSPLSQPTIGTLESINVIDATALRTYYQRYYTPPNTVIALAGRIDRNAALAAATEAFGAWSGPAVEHTSPPNIGPTAGPASIWVADTDSQLNLQLAFRIPGRHHSDTPALRMLRRVLSGGGTTRLMQRLREGLGLTYNAEAHLSLFDECGSFAVDLSVTPENLLPAIEELLRIFEELTQEQVGDGELARVLTNYLFELEFSRDHADLLSARYGWGLTTGFLRSLEDERQESSSLRPEQLLRAAKTHFTAANLHLVVVGPYNKEDRKQVEQRLTAYCS, encoded by the coding sequence ATGCCCGAATTTACTCTCGATACCCTGGCCAACGGCTTGCGGTTGCTCACCGTAGAAATGCCCCACCTGCATAGCGTTGAACTGTCCTGCTCCCTCGGGGTCGGTAGCCGCCACGAAGAACCGCAGCTGGCCGGTATCTCTCACTTTCTCGAACACATGCTGTTTCGCGGCAGCCAGGATTACCCCTCCAGCCAGGATTTGGAAAGCCGCTTCGAAGCCATCGGCGGCAACATCAACGCGGCGACCGATGCCGAAACGACCTATTACCACAGCCGCCTGCATCCTGACCATGTCGGAGATGGCCTGCAACTTTTGGCCTCCATGCTGCAACGCCCCCTGCTAAGCGATATCGACACCGAGCGAAAGATCATCCTCGAAGAAGCTCAGGAAGACCTTAATCAAGAGGGCCAGGTCATTAGCCCCGATTTGCTGATGAACAGCCTGCTGTGGCCCGGATCTCCCCTAAGCCAGCCGACCATCGGCACCCTTGAGTCCATCAACGTCATCGACGCCACCGCCCTGCGCACTTATTACCAGCGCTACTATACGCCACCCAATACGGTCATCGCTCTGGCCGGGCGCATCGATCGGAATGCTGCTCTGGCCGCGGCGACCGAGGCCTTCGGCGCCTGGTCCGGCCCAGCGGTAGAGCACACCTCCCCTCCGAATATCGGCCCCACGGCGGGTCCGGCCAGCATCTGGGTGGCGGACACCGACTCCCAACTCAACCTGCAGTTGGCCTTTCGTATACCCGGTCGCCACCACAGCGACACCCCGGCCCTGCGCATGCTGCGGCGGGTCCTCTCCGGCGGTGGTACCACCCGGCTGATGCAGCGGCTGCGGGAAGGTCTCGGACTGACCTACAACGCCGAGGCGCACCTGTCCCTCTTCGACGAATGCGGCTCCTTTGCCGTCGATCTGTCCGTCACGCCGGAGAATCTGCTGCCGGCGATAGAGGAACTGCTGCGGATTTTCGAAGAATTAACCCAGGAACAGGTGGGGGATGGGGAACTGGCTCGCGTGCTGACCAACTATCTTTTCGAACTTGAATTCAGCCGCGACCACGCCGATCTGCTATCGGCCCGTTACGGCTGGGGCTTAACCACCGGCTTTTTGCGCAGCCTGGAGGATGAGCGACAAGAGAGCAGCTCCCTGCGCCCCGAACAATTGCTAAGAGCCGCTAAGACCCATTTTACCGCAGCCAACCTGCATCTGGTGGTGGTCGGTCCCTACAATAAGGAGGATCGGAAACAGGTGGAGCAGCGACTGACAGCCTATTGCAGCTGA
- the modF gene encoding molybdate ABC transporter ATP-binding protein ModF: MSEVVITRVTARISEQVLLGEIDWTLGATEHWAVLGANGSGKSALGRLLCGELEILTGTMSSVGRAEFVSFETVEEILEWERYHDDSDFLDRIDHGTPVRDFLLADRPQDAMHLAELARQLDFVDLLERGIRFLSTGEMRKVTICRALLRQPQLLVLDEPFDGLDRVSCAALQQLIADCAGQGIRIVLLLNRFSEILPLISHVAYVKDCSLLVAGPKEELLNSESLRRLHAFHYTLPAQLPERDSAHAAPLLPADVPLIEMHDVVVSYGGKPVLNQISWSVLPGQHWQISGPNGAGKSTLLSLVSGDHPQAYANDIRLFGRQRGTGESVWEIKQQLGQLSTAFQQNYRVGVTAKLAVISGFFDSIGVYGQYSPRQQEIALQWLQTLHLEQYRDTPLRNLSYGEQRMILLARAMVKQPRLLILDEPCQGLDDINRQMVLKLIDYLAVTGETQLLYVTHHGEDQLDCITHHLQLVSAESGGYTGRITIGANLARQ; the protein is encoded by the coding sequence ATGTCAGAAGTTGTGATTACCCGCGTAACAGCGCGGATCAGTGAACAGGTGCTGCTGGGTGAAATAGACTGGACCTTGGGGGCAACTGAGCATTGGGCCGTACTGGGAGCCAACGGTTCGGGCAAGTCGGCTCTGGGCCGATTGCTCTGCGGTGAACTGGAGATTCTGACCGGGACCATGAGTTCGGTCGGTCGGGCGGAGTTCGTATCTTTTGAAACGGTCGAGGAGATTCTGGAGTGGGAACGCTATCACGACGATTCGGATTTTCTCGATCGTATCGATCACGGCACGCCGGTCAGGGACTTTCTGCTGGCGGATCGGCCGCAAGACGCTATGCACCTGGCGGAGTTAGCACGGCAGTTGGATTTTGTCGACCTGCTCGAGCGGGGCATTCGCTTTTTGTCCACCGGCGAAATGCGCAAGGTGACCATCTGTCGCGCCCTGTTGCGCCAACCGCAGCTGCTGGTGCTGGATGAGCCCTTCGACGGCCTGGATCGGGTCTCGTGCGCCGCACTGCAACAGTTGATCGCCGATTGCGCCGGGCAGGGCATTCGCATCGTACTGCTGCTCAACCGTTTCAGCGAAATCCTGCCGCTGATCAGTCATGTCGCCTATGTAAAGGATTGCTCGCTGCTCGTTGCCGGACCGAAAGAGGAGCTGCTCAACTCAGAATCTCTGCGGCGTCTGCATGCTTTTCACTACACTTTGCCTGCTCAACTGCCGGAGAGGGATTCGGCCCACGCAGCTCCATTATTGCCGGCGGATGTACCGCTGATCGAGATGCACGATGTCGTGGTGAGCTACGGCGGCAAACCGGTTCTGAATCAAATCAGCTGGTCGGTTCTACCCGGTCAGCACTGGCAAATCTCCGGGCCCAACGGCGCCGGCAAGTCGACTCTTCTAAGTCTGGTGTCCGGTGATCATCCCCAGGCGTACGCCAACGATATTCGTCTATTCGGGCGGCAGCGGGGCACGGGGGAGAGCGTCTGGGAAATCAAACAGCAGTTGGGTCAGCTGTCGACGGCTTTTCAACAGAATTACCGGGTCGGGGTGACGGCTAAATTGGCGGTGATCTCAGGATTTTTCGATTCCATTGGAGTGTATGGCCAGTACAGCCCCCGGCAGCAGGAGATCGCCCTGCAGTGGCTGCAGACACTGCACCTGGAACAGTACCGGGATACGCCCCTGCGGAATCTTTCTTATGGCGAGCAGCGGATGATCCTGCTGGCCCGGGCCATGGTCAAACAGCCGAGGTTGTTGATCCTTGACGAGCCCTGCCAGGGGCTGGATGACATTAATCGGCAGATGGTGCTGAAGCTGATCGATTATCTGGCCGTTACTGGCGAGACCCAACTCTTGTATGTGACCCACCATGGGGAAGATCAACTGGACTGTATTACCCACCATCTGCAGTTGGTATCTGCTGAGTCGGGCGGCTATACCGGCCGCATCACTATCGGCGCTAACCTCGCCCGCCAATAA
- the hemB gene encoding porphobilinogen synthase has translation MFFPEYRARRLRRTPNLRRMVRETALAVDDFIYPMFSIHGEDIRREIPSMPGIYQQSIENLVMEACEVFDLGIPAIMLFGLPEKKDALGSDAYSDDGIIQRTIAAIKAEVPELTVITDVCLCEYTDHGHCGVIKEGDVDNDSTLQLLAAEALSHARAGADMVAPSDMMDGRVAAIREMLDANEFSHIPIMSYAVKYASAFYGPFRDAADSAPQFGDRHSYQMDPANRREALREAALDVQECTDFLMVKPAMAYLDIIRDLRDHFDLPLAAYNVSGEYAMLKAAAEKGWIDHDRVMLELLTGMKRAGADLIITYHAKEAARLL, from the coding sequence ATGTTTTTTCCCGAATATCGAGCCCGTCGCCTGCGCCGCACCCCCAACCTGCGGCGCATGGTCCGCGAAACGGCCCTGGCGGTAGATGACTTTATCTATCCCATGTTCAGCATTCACGGCGAGGATATCCGCCGGGAGATCCCGTCCATGCCCGGTATCTATCAGCAATCCATCGAAAACCTGGTGATGGAGGCCTGCGAGGTCTTTGACCTTGGAATTCCTGCTATCATGCTGTTCGGTCTGCCAGAGAAAAAAGATGCCTTGGGCAGCGACGCCTACAGCGACGACGGCATCATTCAACGCACCATCGCCGCCATTAAAGCCGAGGTACCCGAGTTGACGGTGATTACCGACGTCTGCCTGTGCGAATATACCGACCACGGCCATTGCGGGGTGATCAAGGAAGGCGATGTTGACAACGACAGCACCCTGCAACTATTGGCGGCCGAAGCCCTGTCCCATGCCCGGGCCGGTGCCGACATGGTGGCGCCAAGCGACATGATGGATGGACGAGTGGCGGCGATTCGCGAAATGCTCGACGCCAACGAATTCAGTCACATTCCGATCATGAGTTATGCCGTCAAATACGCCAGCGCCTTCTACGGTCCCTTTCGCGATGCGGCTGACTCAGCTCCCCAGTTCGGCGACCGGCACAGTTATCAGATGGATCCGGCCAACCGCCGCGAAGCCCTGCGGGAAGCGGCTCTCGACGTGCAGGAATGCACCGATTTCCTGATGGTCAAGCCGGCCATGGCCTATCTTGACATCATTCGCGACCTGAGGGATCATTTCGACTTGCCACTGGCGGCCTATAACGTCTCCGGAGAATATGCCATGCTCAAGGCTGCCGCCGAAAAAGGCTGGATCGACCATGACCGAGTAATGCTCGAACTGCTCACCGGTATGAAACGGGCCGGCGCCGACCTGATCATCACCTACCACGCCAAGGAAGCGGCCCGGCTGCTTTAG
- a CDS encoding DUF2270 domain-containing protein, whose translation MPDSAPDRQELTRAETITALAHYYRAEATRSLAWRERLDRTTNWAVGTTAAFLGFSFSHPEITHSSFLFGLAMIYVLLVVEARRFRFYDAYEYRVRLIHQNFVHSILQGRMDHGPEAPWRKELAQDLLHPRYKISRFQALGQRIHANYIYLFAILLAGWLLKIKLHPLPARSWRQYLDQAGIGGWPGWLTLSLMAIFFVHLLFLRHFGRKQRGGRDLVYPHESNDQNSPLTDL comes from the coding sequence ATGCCCGACAGCGCGCCCGATCGCCAGGAACTGACCCGCGCCGAAACCATCACCGCCCTGGCTCATTACTACCGGGCCGAAGCGACCCGCAGTCTGGCCTGGCGAGAACGCCTCGATCGCACCACCAACTGGGCGGTCGGCACCACAGCGGCTTTTCTCGGGTTCTCTTTCAGCCACCCGGAGATCACCCACAGCTCTTTTCTGTTCGGTCTGGCCATGATCTACGTGCTGCTGGTGGTCGAAGCGCGCCGCTTCCGCTTTTACGACGCCTACGAATACCGGGTGCGGCTGATTCACCAGAATTTCGTCCACTCCATCTTACAGGGACGCATGGACCACGGTCCCGAGGCTCCCTGGCGAAAAGAACTGGCTCAGGACCTGCTCCATCCCCGTTACAAAATCAGCCGTTTTCAGGCTCTGGGACAGCGAATCCATGCCAATTACATCTACCTGTTTGCGATTCTGCTGGCCGGTTGGTTGCTGAAGATCAAGCTGCATCCCCTGCCGGCCCGTTCCTGGCGGCAATATCTTGATCAAGCCGGCATCGGCGGCTGGCCCGGTTGGCTGACCCTTTCTCTAATGGCAATTTTTTTCGTCCATCTGCTGTTTCTGCGTCATTTCGGCCGCAAGCAGCGGGGTGGCCGAGACCTGGTCTATCCCCACGAGAGCAACGACCAAAACTCTCCCTTGACCGACCTCTGA
- the cobA gene encoding uroporphyrinogen-III C-methyltransferase: MKQGIVYLIGAGPGDPGLITVKGRDCLRRAEVVVYDYLANPALLAEAPPEAERIFVGKTRGQHHTPQPQINALLVERAQRGQVVARLKGGDPYVFGRGGEEAEELVAAGVPFEVVPGISAGFAAAAYAGIPLTHREFTTSLGLVTGHENPEKKVSNLDWQKLATGVGTLVFYMGMTNLALIAEQLMANGRDPQTPVAVIRWGTTPQQQTVTATLGDVVEKVAAAGLKPPAVIVIGEVVRLRDKLRWFDQRPLFGRKVLVTRSPQQAYSLAGLLQTAGAEAICLPTVEIAPPSSWKELDAAISELAATDYLVLTSANGVSAFFERLSAAGLDGRSLQGVTIVAVGPKTASAIAEHGLRADLIPQRYQAEGIVELLQQRSLKGKRILYPRSASARDLLCTELRKSGAEVRAPVAYRTKPAADGAARLQELLSGEKLDAVTFTSASTVEHCLALLAPHEVDCLDKAVIAAIGPLTAAAARKHGLTVDIEPNEATCEALVEALGNYFQKN, encoded by the coding sequence TTGAAACAAGGTATCGTCTATCTCATCGGCGCCGGTCCCGGCGACCCGGGCCTGATTACCGTTAAAGGACGCGACTGTCTACGCCGGGCCGAGGTAGTGGTCTACGACTATTTGGCCAACCCGGCCCTGTTGGCCGAAGCGCCGCCGGAAGCCGAGCGGATCTTCGTCGGCAAGACCCGCGGCCAGCATCACACGCCCCAACCGCAGATCAACGCATTACTGGTGGAACGAGCGCAGCGGGGCCAGGTCGTGGCTCGGCTCAAAGGCGGCGATCCTTACGTCTTCGGACGGGGCGGTGAAGAGGCCGAAGAGCTGGTAGCTGCCGGGGTGCCCTTCGAAGTGGTGCCGGGCATCAGCGCCGGTTTTGCTGCGGCGGCCTACGCCGGCATCCCCCTGACCCACCGGGAATTTACCACCAGCCTGGGGCTGGTCACCGGCCACGAAAATCCGGAAAAAAAAGTCTCCAATCTTGACTGGCAAAAGCTGGCCACCGGAGTCGGCACTCTGGTCTTTTACATGGGCATGACCAACCTGGCCCTCATTGCCGAGCAGCTTATGGCCAACGGCCGCGACCCGCAAACGCCGGTAGCGGTCATACGCTGGGGTACCACCCCCCAACAACAGACGGTCACGGCGACCCTGGGCGACGTAGTCGAAAAGGTCGCCGCGGCTGGACTCAAACCGCCGGCGGTGATCGTGATCGGCGAGGTGGTACGGCTGCGGGACAAACTGCGCTGGTTCGACCAGCGGCCCCTCTTCGGTCGCAAGGTACTGGTCACCCGCAGTCCCCAACAGGCCTATTCCCTGGCCGGACTGTTGCAAACCGCCGGGGCCGAGGCAATTTGTCTGCCGACGGTGGAAATTGCGCCGCCTTCCTCCTGGAAAGAACTCGATGCGGCCATTTCCGAATTGGCTGCAACAGACTATCTGGTCCTCACCTCGGCCAACGGCGTGTCCGCCTTTTTTGAACGCCTCAGCGCGGCGGGCCTCGACGGCCGATCCCTGCAGGGCGTAACCATCGTCGCCGTCGGCCCCAAAACCGCATCGGCTATCGCCGAGCACGGTCTGCGCGCCGACCTGATCCCACAGCGATATCAGGCCGAAGGCATCGTCGAACTCTTGCAGCAACGGAGCCTGAAGGGAAAACGCATCCTTTACCCTCGCTCGGCCAGCGCACGGGACCTGCTCTGCACTGAACTGCGTAAATCAGGGGCCGAAGTTCGGGCGCCCGTCGCTTACCGTACCAAACCGGCGGCTGATGGTGCTGCCCGGCTACAGGAACTGCTAAGCGGCGAAAAGCTTGACGCAGTGACCTTCACCTCCGCCTCTACCGTCGAGCACTGCCTGGCCCTGCTCGCCCCCCATGAGGTAGACTGTCTGGATAAGGCTGTAATCGCCGCCATCGGCCCGCTGACTGCGGCCGCCGCCAGAAAACATGGACTGACTGTTGATATTGAGCCTAACGAGGCTACCTGCGAGGCGCTGGTGGAAGCCTTGGGGAATTACTTTCAAAAGAATTGA
- a CDS encoding methylated-DNA--[protein]-cysteine S-methyltransferase, with protein sequence MQIDYMAVENSLGWFMVAATEQGTCSVMLGDSEADLLSELKQKFPRALITRDEQKLKSQVEALLECMAGRLPSLDFPLDEKGTPFQLRVWQELRRIPRGETISYSELAKRIGRPKAVRAVASACANNPVAIYTPCHRVVRLNGELGGYRWGIERKRLLLAIEQK encoded by the coding sequence ATGCAGATTGACTATATGGCAGTAGAGAACTCTCTCGGTTGGTTTATGGTTGCAGCTACCGAGCAGGGAACCTGCTCGGTGATGCTTGGCGATAGCGAGGCGGATTTGCTGAGCGAGTTAAAACAGAAATTCCCACGGGCACTGATTACACGGGACGAGCAGAAATTAAAGTCTCAGGTTGAAGCACTGTTAGAGTGTATGGCCGGCCGCCTGCCTTCTTTGGATTTTCCTCTTGATGAAAAGGGCACACCTTTTCAGTTGCGGGTCTGGCAGGAGTTACGACGTATTCCCCGCGGTGAAACAATATCCTACAGTGAGTTGGCCAAGCGTATCGGTCGCCCCAAAGCGGTCCGTGCGGTAGCGAGTGCCTGCGCCAATAACCCAGTGGCGATATATACCCCCTGCCATCGGGTGGTGCGGCTGAACGGCGAGTTGGGTGGCTATCGTTGGGGGATCGAACGGAAGCGCCTGCTGCTTGCGATTGAACAGAAATAG